In one Roseburia intestinalis L1-82 genomic region, the following are encoded:
- a CDS encoding AAA family ATPase — protein sequence MKPVSLTISAFGPYAGEQTIDFERLGSQGLFLITGDTGAGKTTIFDAITFALYGEASGDVRKADMFRSKYAKDDVKTFVRLTFEYANKRYTVERNPEYMRPKGRGTGMTTEKANATLEYPDDREPVTKSREVTRAITELIGLDCRQFTQIAMIAQGDFQKVLFANTEERGKIFRQIFGTDIYRVLQDKLKDAVKKQWKEYDELRRSINQYMEGIVCESDSLDEEGTRIAEKINLLKKEKFDGRIEEGISLLEELCKAEESALECLQKKKEALDQQIKNMDELSGKVRENADRRRLLEEKQQKLKDLEALLVQAKADMDRAGEEAECCEKLGRTIEEYKQKLVLFEKIQEIGLSQEKKHQDMEEKVQKKRQDEQRRTELEGKLQQEKETLKSYEGITAEIQRIEHEMRLITEKMDTLKNQRDRSRALEEHISDQKEKLDLKKKAENSLLEQRQLLKEEQEQNKDAAGQEIAYEKEVKEIRQKIQDLTEIAEQLNTSEREVKRLGTELENVQKSYEVKSRDLQQQKETWEQLSGADSRGEQAEKAILEVSERIRRLEELENRLEDWEKVSREREKTQKQYQKAAAEQKQISEQYRRIEQQFWDAQAGMLAQGLKEDEPCPVCGAIHHPTLAVIPQETPDREVLKQAKAEDEKARESVSRLSEKAHQLVTQENEKMSAVLKDAGELLGEPDVRMSLNEIKTETKRQKSADEARREEYKDQKEKAKKDLDVKHVLEEQMQSAQDELVMLNEQNINLGQMLATATERCTQQKQQWKKNVADCGTGIEQTEDQKTVFAQLMQIENERNTQFLQAKNNRKRAEQIKDELKESEETIQKIRGTISSIQEEIAKLTGNRETAEKQISDDIKSACNLITGALITSNIITCNIITCNQSTLTGDTDVNTLQTIKNADGSQVLSIEDFDAKSYHVQSVITMLQRAADEKKAELSKKQEDERKKTALEKKIPLDETEIKTLADQINVAEQELVRLQTEYANEEKNLNELKEQVRDVTKEGVQTQINEFTLKKRNLEENREKTREAYHNYEKNRETEKGVIQMLLRQIEETEKAISFPEEEIEKQAGELREKRNEMEENRASKYTSYCTNREICKNVNKKQKDIAQTEQKYVWMKSLSDTASGMLNGKAKIELETYVQMAYFDRILIRANRRMLTMSSGQYELKREEETGSRKEKAGLELCVIDHYNGTKRSVKTLSGGESFQASLSLALGLSDEIQSYAGGIRMDSMFVDEGFGSLDEDALEQALKALLQLTEGNRLVGIISHVSELKDQIDKKIIVTKQRTPEGVSSVARVE from the coding sequence ACGATCTTTGATGCAATCACGTTTGCGCTGTACGGGGAAGCCAGTGGTGATGTGCGCAAAGCGGATATGTTCCGCAGCAAATATGCAAAAGATGACGTGAAAACATTCGTGCGTCTGACATTTGAGTACGCAAATAAACGGTATACAGTAGAGCGTAACCCGGAATATATGCGTCCGAAGGGACGTGGAACGGGAATGACAACGGAAAAGGCAAATGCCACACTAGAATACCCGGATGACAGAGAACCAGTGACAAAAAGCAGAGAGGTCACACGCGCCATCACAGAGCTGATCGGTTTAGACTGCAGACAGTTTACCCAGATAGCAATGATCGCACAGGGGGATTTTCAGAAAGTATTGTTTGCCAATACGGAGGAGAGAGGAAAGATTTTTCGTCAGATATTCGGGACGGATATTTATCGTGTGCTGCAGGACAAACTGAAAGATGCCGTAAAAAAACAATGGAAAGAATATGATGAACTGCGGCGCAGCATCAATCAGTATATGGAGGGAATTGTCTGTGAGAGTGACTCTCTGGATGAAGAAGGGACAAGGATCGCAGAAAAAATAAATCTTTTAAAAAAGGAAAAATTTGACGGCAGGATCGAGGAGGGAATCTCACTTTTAGAAGAACTTTGTAAAGCGGAAGAATCTGCGTTGGAGTGCCTGCAAAAGAAAAAAGAGGCGCTGGATCAGCAAATAAAAAATATGGATGAACTTAGCGGGAAAGTGCGTGAAAATGCAGACAGAAGGCGGTTGTTGGAAGAAAAACAGCAGAAGCTGAAGGACTTAGAAGCGCTTCTGGTGCAGGCAAAAGCGGATATGGACAGGGCAGGAGAGGAAGCGGAATGCTGTGAAAAATTAGGCAGAACGATTGAAGAATATAAACAGAAGCTGGTGTTGTTTGAAAAAATACAGGAAATTGGTCTGTCGCAGGAAAAGAAGCACCAGGATATGGAAGAAAAGGTTCAGAAAAAACGGCAGGATGAACAGAGACGAACAGAACTGGAGGGAAAACTGCAGCAGGAAAAAGAGACCTTAAAATCTTATGAGGGCATTACTGCGGAAATACAACGCATAGAGCATGAAATGCGACTGATCACAGAAAAAATGGATACGCTGAAAAATCAGAGAGACAGGAGCCGTGCGCTGGAGGAGCATATTTCAGATCAAAAGGAAAAACTTGATTTAAAAAAGAAAGCAGAAAACAGTCTTTTAGAACAGCGGCAACTGTTAAAAGAAGAACAGGAGCAGAACAAGGATGCGGCAGGACAGGAGATTGCCTATGAGAAGGAAGTAAAAGAAATCCGACAGAAAATACAGGATCTGACAGAGATTGCAGAACAGTTGAACACATCAGAAAGAGAAGTAAAGAGACTTGGTACAGAACTGGAAAACGTACAGAAATCATATGAGGTAAAAAGCAGGGACTTACAGCAGCAAAAAGAAACGTGGGAGCAGCTTTCCGGTGCAGACAGCAGGGGAGAACAGGCAGAGAAAGCAATATTGGAAGTATCAGAGAGGATACGCAGGCTCGAAGAGCTGGAAAACAGGTTAGAGGATTGGGAGAAAGTCAGCAGAGAAAGGGAGAAAACTCAAAAACAGTATCAGAAAGCAGCCGCAGAGCAGAAACAGATCAGTGAACAATACCGGAGGATAGAACAGCAATTCTGGGATGCACAGGCGGGAATGCTGGCGCAGGGATTAAAGGAAGACGAACCCTGTCCGGTCTGTGGAGCCATACATCATCCGACACTGGCAGTCATACCACAGGAAACTCCGGATCGGGAAGTGTTAAAACAGGCAAAAGCGGAGGATGAAAAGGCAAGGGAGTCAGTCAGCAGACTGAGTGAAAAAGCGCATCAGCTCGTGACACAGGAAAATGAGAAAATGTCAGCAGTCCTAAAGGATGCAGGAGAACTGCTTGGTGAGCCTGATGTCAGAATGTCTTTAAATGAAATAAAGACGGAGACAAAAAGGCAAAAGAGTGCTGATGAGGCGAGAAGGGAAGAATATAAAGATCAGAAAGAAAAAGCGAAAAAAGATCTGGATGTCAAGCATGTATTAGAAGAACAGATGCAGTCTGCGCAGGATGAACTGGTTATGTTAAACGAACAGAACATTAATCTTGGACAGATGCTTGCCACGGCGACAGAACGGTGCACACAGCAGAAACAGCAGTGGAAGAAAAACGTTGCAGACTGTGGAACTGGCATAGAGCAGACAGAGGATCAAAAAACTGTTTTTGCACAGCTTATGCAGATTGAAAACGAACGGAACACGCAGTTTTTACAGGCAAAAAATAACAGGAAACGTGCAGAGCAGATCAAAGATGAATTAAAAGAAAGCGAAGAAACAATACAAAAGATAAGAGGAACAATCAGCAGTATTCAGGAAGAAATTGCAAAATTGACCGGAAACAGGGAAACTGCCGAAAAGCAGATCAGTGACGATATAAAATCTGCATGTAATTTAATTACGGGTGCTCTGATTACAAGTAATATAATTACATGTAATATAATTACATGTAATCAGAGCACTTTAACTGGAGATACAGATGTCAATACATTACAGACCATAAAAAACGCTGATGGGAGTCAGGTTTTGTCAATAGAAGATTTTGATGCAAAATCATACCATGTACAGTCTGTGATTACTATGCTGCAAAGAGCAGCCGATGAGAAAAAAGCGGAACTTTCCAAAAAACAGGAAGACGAACGAAAAAAGACTGCCTTAGAAAAAAAGATTCCGCTCGATGAAACAGAAATAAAAACACTTGCCGACCAGATCAATGTGGCAGAACAGGAGCTGGTACGTCTGCAGACAGAGTACGCAAATGAAGAAAAGAATCTCAATGAGCTGAAAGAGCAGGTAAGGGATGTAACAAAAGAGGGGGTACAGACACAGATAAACGAGTTTACCCTGAAAAAAAGAAATTTAGAAGAGAACAGAGAAAAGACAAGAGAAGCGTATCATAATTACGAAAAAAACAGAGAGACGGAAAAGGGCGTCATTCAGATGCTGCTTCGTCAGATTGAGGAAACAGAGAAAGCAATATCGTTTCCGGAAGAAGAGATCGAAAAGCAGGCGGGAGAACTGCGTGAAAAAAGAAATGAGATGGAAGAAAACAGGGCTTCAAAATATACATCTTATTGTACTAATAGGGAAATCTGTAAAAATGTCAACAAAAAACAAAAAGATATCGCACAGACCGAACAAAAGTATGTCTGGATGAAATCTCTTTCCGATACGGCAAGTGGAATGTTAAACGGTAAGGCAAAGATTGAACTGGAAACTTATGTGCAGATGGCTTATTTTGACAGGATACTGATCCGAGCAAACCGGAGGATGCTTACGATGAGCAGCGGGCAGTATGAATTAAAACGTGAGGAAGAGACAGGAAGCCGCAAGGAAAAAGCAGGATTGGAACTTTGTGTGATTGATCATTATAACGGGACAAAGCGCAGTGTAAAGACGCTTTCCGGTGGGGAGTCTTTCCAGGCATCATTGTCACTTGCGCTTGGACTGTCGGATGAGATACAGTCTTATGCGGGTGGAATCCGTATGGATTCCATGTTTGTGGACGAGGGATTTGGATCACTCGATGAGGATGCCTTAGAACAGGCGTTAAAAGCATTGCTGCAGCTCACCGAGGGAAATCGTCTGGTAGGAATTATTTCACATGTATCTGAATTAAAAGACCAGATCGACAAAAAAATAATTGTGACAAAGCAGCGGACGCCGGAGGGTGTCAGCAGTGTTGCAAGAGTGGAATAA